Proteins encoded within one genomic window of Haladaptatus sp. QDMS2:
- a CDS encoding FAD-binding protein — MHEHDVIVVGAGGAGLRAAVAAHEEGADVAMVTKLHPVRSHTGAAEGGINAALREGDSWESHAYDTMKGSDFLGDAPAIETLCKTSPDEVIQLEHWGMPFSREEDGRVSQRPFGGLSFPRTTYAGAETGHHLLHTMYEQVVKRGITVYDEWYVSRLAVTDHENPEDRTCHGVVAIDIQTGRVEGFKARQGVIIATGGPGQAFDHTTNAVSCTGDGPAMAYRAGVPLEDMEFIQFHPTTLPSTGVLISEGVRGEGGILYNANGERLMFEYGYANNAGELASRDVVSRAELTEVNEGRGIEDEYVHLDMRHLGEERIIDRLENILHLAEDFEGVDGLTQPMPVKPGQHYAMGGIETDENGQTCISGLYAAGECACVSVHGANRLGGNALPELIVYGARAGRHAAGTDLGEPQIQTGYSAKSEDGHIDSPVPLGAVDAPEGDVAADGAAVDVDTVLSKAVEAENTRIERLMTKDEGVQHAEIRHKLQKAMTRNVNVFRTEDGLKQALRDIREAREAYEDVYVADPSRTFNTDLIHTIETQNLIDIAETITAGALARTEFRGAHWRAEHQVRKDEEWIKHTLMAWNDGKPELYYKPVILEGEEKTYEPKERSY; from the coding sequence ATGCACGAACACGACGTAATTGTGGTCGGCGCAGGCGGCGCGGGACTCCGCGCGGCCGTGGCGGCCCACGAAGAAGGTGCGGACGTGGCAATGGTCACGAAGCTCCACCCGGTGCGAAGCCACACGGGTGCCGCAGAAGGTGGCATCAACGCCGCCCTCCGAGAGGGTGACTCCTGGGAAAGTCACGCCTACGACACGATGAAGGGGTCTGACTTCCTCGGCGACGCCCCCGCCATCGAAACGCTCTGTAAGACTTCCCCGGACGAGGTCATCCAGCTCGAACACTGGGGGATGCCGTTCTCCCGCGAAGAAGACGGCCGCGTCTCCCAGCGCCCGTTCGGTGGCCTCTCGTTCCCGCGGACGACCTACGCCGGTGCAGAAACCGGCCACCACCTGCTCCACACGATGTATGAGCAGGTCGTCAAACGCGGCATCACCGTCTACGACGAGTGGTACGTCTCCCGTCTCGCGGTGACCGACCACGAGAACCCGGAAGACCGGACCTGCCACGGTGTCGTCGCAATCGACATTCAGACCGGTCGCGTCGAGGGGTTCAAAGCCAGACAGGGCGTCATCATCGCGACCGGTGGCCCCGGTCAGGCCTTCGACCACACGACCAACGCCGTCTCCTGTACCGGTGACGGCCCGGCGATGGCCTACCGCGCTGGCGTCCCACTCGAAGATATGGAGTTCATCCAGTTCCACCCGACCACCCTCCCTTCGACGGGCGTCCTCATCTCCGAGGGTGTCCGTGGGGAAGGTGGCATCCTCTACAACGCGAACGGTGAACGCCTCATGTTCGAGTACGGCTACGCGAACAACGCTGGCGAGCTCGCCAGCCGCGACGTTGTGTCACGCGCCGAGTTGACGGAAGTCAACGAGGGCCGCGGTATCGAGGACGAGTACGTCCACCTCGACATGCGCCACCTCGGTGAAGAGCGCATCATCGACCGCCTCGAAAACATCCTCCACCTCGCGGAGGACTTCGAGGGCGTCGACGGGCTCACCCAGCCGATGCCGGTCAAACCCGGCCAGCACTACGCCATGGGCGGCATCGAGACCGACGAGAACGGGCAGACCTGCATCTCCGGGCTGTACGCCGCTGGCGAATGTGCCTGTGTGAGCGTCCACGGCGCGAACCGCCTTGGCGGGAACGCGCTGCCAGAACTCATCGTCTACGGGGCCCGCGCGGGCCGTCACGCGGCCGGAACGGACCTCGGCGAGCCACAGATTCAGACCGGCTACTCCGCGAAGTCCGAGGACGGCCACATCGACAGTCCCGTCCCACTCGGCGCGGTGGATGCACCGGAGGGCGACGTCGCCGCAGACGGCGCGGCCGTCGACGTGGATACGGTCCTGTCGAAGGCCGTAGAGGCCGAGAACACCCGCATCGAGCGCCTCATGACGAAAGATGAGGGCGTCCAGCACGCGGAAATCCGCCACAAACTCCAGAAGGCGATGACCCGCAACGTCAACGTCTTCCGGACGGAGGATGGCCTCAAGCAGGCCCTGCGAGATATTCGCGAGGCCCGTGAGGCCTACGAGGACGTTTACGTCGCCGATCCGAGTCGGACGTTCAACACGGACCTCATCCACACCATCGAGACCCAGAACCTCATCGACATCGCAGAAACCATCACGGCCGGTGCGCTCGCTCGCACCGAGTTCCGTGGCGCACACTGGCGTGCAGAACACCAGGTGCGCAAGGACGAAGAGTGGATCAAGCACACGCTCATGGCCTGGAACGACGGCAAGCCGGAGCTCTACTACAAACCGGTCATCCTCGAAGGCGAGGAGAAGACCTACGAGCCGAAAGAGCGCTCCTACTGA
- a CDS encoding succinate dehydrogenase/fumarate reductase iron-sulfur subunit, with amino-acid sequence MSTQVPETESEPEQEQELEQSSKPEHQQRRLAEKRERQAEREAEAKADAAADEETIHLKVFRYDPEVEGKKEPRFDDFHVPFKQGMTVLDALMQARDLFDSSLTFRHSCRQAICGSDAMFVNGRQRLCCKTQISELSEPVRVEPLPHQEVVKDLVVDMEHFYDQMEAVEPYFQTNDLPEGEEQRQTRENREKVKMSTRCIWCGACMSSCNIAAGDNEYLGPAALNKAYRFAMDEREGEDMKQHRLQIIEQEHGVWRCQTQFSCTNVCPKDIPLTEHIQELKREAVKNNLKFW; translated from the coding sequence ATGAGTACGCAAGTTCCCGAAACCGAATCCGAACCCGAGCAAGAACAGGAGCTAGAACAATCCTCGAAGCCGGAGCACCAACAGCGCCGGCTCGCGGAAAAACGAGAGCGACAGGCAGAACGTGAGGCGGAGGCGAAAGCCGACGCCGCAGCCGACGAGGAGACGATTCACCTCAAGGTATTCCGCTACGACCCCGAGGTCGAGGGGAAAAAGGAGCCGCGCTTCGACGATTTCCACGTCCCATTCAAGCAGGGGATGACGGTTCTCGACGCGCTCATGCAGGCGCGTGACCTGTTCGATTCGAGTCTTACGTTCCGCCACTCGTGTCGACAGGCCATCTGTGGCTCCGACGCGATGTTCGTAAACGGGCGACAGCGTCTCTGCTGTAAGACCCAGATTTCCGAACTCTCGGAACCGGTTCGCGTCGAACCGCTCCCCCACCAGGAGGTCGTCAAAGACCTCGTCGTGGACATGGAGCACTTCTACGACCAGATGGAAGCGGTCGAACCGTACTTCCAAACGAACGACCTGCCCGAGGGCGAAGAACAGCGTCAGACGCGCGAGAACCGAGAGAAGGTCAAGATGTCCACCCGGTGTATCTGGTGTGGGGCGTGTATGTCCTCGTGTAACATCGCCGCCGGCGACAACGAGTACCTCGGCCCGGCCGCGCTCAACAAGGCCTACCGTTTCGCGATGGACGAGCGCGAGGGCGAGGACATGAAACAACACCGCCTCCAGATTATCGAGCAGGAACACGGCGTCTGGCGCTGTCAGACCCAGTTCTCCTGTACGAACGTCTGTCCGAAGGACATCCCGCTCACCGAGCACATTCAGGAACTCAAGCGTGAAGCGGTCAAGAACAACCTGAAATTCTGGTAA
- a CDS encoding succinate dehydrogenase hydrophobic membrane anchor subunit, whose protein sequence is MAERYSSFEYGGTRWLLQRLTAAFLVVVLAFHFMLLHFANLPSEITFAQTLQRMQQPGYFVTMVLFLTTATFHGVNGVYNALVNQGLQGTQKNVVKYVLIIAGLALTAQGIRVAIAMTGVSL, encoded by the coding sequence ATGGCAGAGCGCTACTCCTCGTTCGAGTACGGGGGCACGCGCTGGTTGCTCCAGCGCCTGACGGCCGCGTTCTTGGTCGTCGTTCTGGCCTTCCACTTCATGCTTCTGCACTTTGCGAATCTTCCCTCTGAGATCACGTTTGCCCAGACGCTGCAGCGGATGCAACAACCGGGCTACTTCGTCACGATGGTCCTGTTCCTCACCACAGCGACCTTCCACGGCGTAAACGGCGTCTACAACGCGCTGGTCAACCAGGGTCTCCAGGGGACCCAGAAGAACGTCGTGAAGTACGTCCTCATCATCGCCGGCCTCGCGCTCACGGCGCAGGGCATTCGCGTGGCGATTGCAATGACCGGGGTGAGTCTCTAA
- the sdhC gene encoding succinate dehydrogenase, cytochrome b556 subunit translates to MSQSYNRGLIEDFGRWREFSAGMWAWIFHKFTGWVLIGYLFTHIAVLSTATASDPAVYTNTIQGLESLMLVRFLEVGLLAVAVFHILNGLRLLFVDLGVGLGAEDKSFYASLILTGAIVVASVPTFMHGVF, encoded by the coding sequence ATGAGTCAGTCTTACAATCGTGGCCTAATCGAGGACTTCGGCCGCTGGCGGGAGTTCTCCGCCGGGATGTGGGCTTGGATCTTCCACAAATTCACCGGCTGGGTTCTTATCGGCTATCTCTTCACGCACATCGCCGTGTTGAGCACCGCAACCGCCAGCGACCCCGCAGTCTACACCAACACCATTCAGGGGCTCGAGAGCCTGATGCTCGTTCGATTCCTCGAAGTCGGCTTGCTGGCTGTGGCTGTGTTCCACATCCTCAACGGCCTCAGACTGCTGTTCGTTGACCTCGGCGTCGGTCTCGGAGCCGAGGACAAGAGTTTCTACGCATCGCTCATCCTGACCGGTGCCATCGTCGTCGCGAGTGTGCCGACGTTCATGCACGGGGTGTTCTAA
- a CDS encoding succinylglutamate desuccinylase/aspartoacylase family protein gives MSNAAPPFTFDGGRVDPGETRNFRYTVSETYLGDPVRIPVTIVNGDHPGPTAFIGAAAHGDELNGIEVVREVAHEWDHSELHGTIVCIPVMNVPAFIAQQRYLPIYDRDLNRSFPGNDYGTSAKRMANRIFKNFIEPCDFALDFHTSTRGRTNMLHVRGDMANAKVARLAKAFASNVILSGEAPDGSLRGEATRYGVPCITIEMGEAHRFQRELIDRALEGVESVFAEFGMRPTKSVMWPGWRTIIEDTSEKTWLRADAGGLVDMHYERGALVYEGDRICKITNPFKTDTSTIEAPFTGLLVGVLENPLVYPGNPICHLVKLDETTQRALEREQTAAMKAVHENEQA, from the coding sequence ATGTCTAACGCGGCACCGCCGTTCACCTTCGACGGCGGGCGGGTCGACCCCGGCGAGACGCGGAACTTTCGGTACACCGTGAGCGAGACGTACCTCGGTGACCCGGTTCGGATTCCAGTGACCATCGTAAATGGCGACCACCCCGGTCCGACGGCGTTCATCGGCGCGGCCGCCCACGGCGACGAACTGAACGGCATCGAAGTCGTCCGCGAAGTCGCCCACGAATGGGACCACTCGGAACTCCACGGTACCATCGTCTGTATTCCCGTGATGAACGTCCCCGCGTTCATCGCACAACAGCGCTATCTCCCGATTTACGACCGTGACCTCAATCGCTCGTTCCCGGGCAACGATTACGGAACGAGCGCGAAACGGATGGCCAACCGAATTTTCAAGAACTTCATCGAACCCTGCGACTTCGCACTGGACTTTCATACCTCGACGCGCGGCCGGACGAACATGCTCCACGTTCGGGGCGACATGGCGAATGCGAAGGTCGCCCGCCTCGCGAAAGCGTTCGCGTCGAACGTCATCCTCTCGGGAGAGGCCCCCGACGGGTCGCTGCGCGGCGAAGCCACGCGCTACGGCGTCCCGTGTATCACTATCGAGATGGGCGAGGCCCACCGCTTCCAGCGCGAACTCATCGACAGGGCGCTCGAAGGCGTAGAGAGCGTCTTCGCCGAGTTCGGCATGCGACCGACGAAGTCGGTCATGTGGCCCGGCTGGCGCACCATCATCGAGGACACGAGCGAGAAGACGTGGCTCCGGGCAGACGCCGGCGGCCTCGTCGATATGCACTACGAACGGGGGGCGCTCGTCTACGAGGGCGACCGTATCTGTAAAATCACGAATCCGTTCAAAACGGACACCTCGACCATCGAAGCGCCCTTTACGGGCCTGCTCGTCGGGGTGCTCGAAAACCCCCTCGTCTACCCAGGCAATCCGATTTGCCACCTCGTGAAACTCGACGAAACGACCCAACGTGCGCTCGAACGCGAGCAGACGGCGGCGATGAAAGCCGTCCACGAGAACGAACAGGCATAA
- a CDS encoding RimK family alpha-L-glutamate ligase, with protein sequence MTDDITVGVLSTHNSKETKAILNAVDDLGYETEWLRDENTVVDIEHGEISFEPDVDIIANRLLLSNVEQPAERLGLAMTFEKLRPMLNTPMATMTAMHKFAAASALSANGISVPDALLALSSDNLNAGRNRFGEEAVYKTAIGTHGGGTWRVNLDDPVNPKVGTRQAFLQELIERDGERHRDLRVYVVGDKIVGAMNRYAPEDDWRTNVALGGDVEDASQRLPDEVREMALKSKEIIGLDYAGVDIVEGEDGWYVLEVNPTAGFKGLYEATGRSAAPYIAQLAIEAAGGEVDGERVRELSATLDDSVPACKPRRAQKAPSEPIIVGYTEEVHVSGTRGSRTILAKSDTGAKRTSIDAQLAAEIGTGPIKNIVRVKSGSLKSGRSRPVVDLVVGIGGTQHTVTASIEDRSHMDYQLLLGRDILKHYHVDVRRLAEEDFSEDEEEEQDIEE encoded by the coding sequence ATGACCGATGACATTACTGTAGGTGTGCTGAGCACACACAACAGCAAGGAGACGAAGGCGATCCTCAATGCTGTTGACGACCTTGGTTACGAAACTGAGTGGCTGCGAGACGAGAACACGGTAGTGGACATCGAACACGGTGAAATCTCGTTCGAACCAGACGTGGACATCATCGCGAACCGCCTCCTGCTCTCGAACGTCGAGCAACCGGCGGAACGACTGGGCCTTGCGATGACCTTCGAGAAACTCCGCCCGATGCTCAACACGCCGATGGCGACGATGACGGCGATGCACAAGTTCGCCGCCGCCTCCGCACTCTCCGCAAACGGCATCTCCGTCCCCGACGCACTCCTCGCACTGTCGAGTGACAACCTGAACGCCGGTCGGAACCGCTTCGGCGAGGAAGCCGTGTACAAAACCGCAATCGGCACCCACGGTGGAGGGACCTGGCGGGTCAATCTCGACGACCCAGTCAACCCGAAAGTCGGCACCCGACAGGCGTTCTTGCAGGAACTCATCGAGCGCGACGGCGAGCGCCACCGCGACCTGCGCGTCTACGTCGTCGGTGACAAAATCGTCGGCGCGATGAACCGCTACGCCCCGGAGGACGACTGGCGGACGAACGTCGCCCTCGGCGGCGACGTCGAAGACGCGAGCCAACGGCTTCCGGACGAAGTCCGCGAGATGGCCCTCAAATCCAAGGAAATTATCGGTCTCGACTACGCTGGCGTGGACATCGTCGAAGGCGAAGACGGCTGGTACGTCCTCGAAGTTAACCCGACCGCTGGGTTCAAGGGCCTCTACGAGGCGACTGGCCGCAGTGCCGCGCCGTATATCGCGCAACTGGCTATCGAGGCGGCGGGCGGCGAGGTAGACGGAGAGCGCGTCCGCGAACTCTCTGCCACCCTCGACGACTCCGTGCCGGCGTGTAAGCCACGCCGCGCACAGAAAGCTCCCTCCGAGCCAATCATCGTCGGCTACACGGAGGAAGTTCACGTCTCAGGTACCCGCGGCAGTCGCACCATCCTCGCGAAATCCGACACGGGCGCAAAGCGCACCTCTATCGACGCGCAACTCGCCGCCGAAATCGGAACGGGCCCCATCAAGAACATCGTCCGGGTCAAATCCGGCAGCCTGAAATCCGGTCGCTCGCGCCCCGTCGTCGACCTCGTCGTCGGTATCGGCGGCACCCAGCACACGGTGACGGCGAGCATCGAGGACCGCAGCCACATGGACTACCAGCTCCTGCTCGGCCGCGACATTCTGAAGCACTACCACGTCGACGTGCGCCGCCTCGCAGAGGAGGATTTCTCCGAGGACGAGGAAGAAGAGCAGGATATCGAAGAGTAA
- a CDS encoding NUDIX domain-containing protein: protein MSIRTAARAVIVEDGRLLTTENERNGDRWYLTPGGGQYPGETLHETLRREVSEEVGIDISVGPLLAVQEFIPENHGHEGRQQTNFLFRCERIKGEVQSANTDDPHQVGCQWLRVTDLEREAFYPRKLASLLTAEENEKTPVYLGDTR from the coding sequence ATGTCCATCCGCACTGCCGCCCGTGCAGTCATCGTCGAAGACGGCCGTCTCCTCACGACCGAAAACGAGCGAAACGGCGACCGCTGGTACCTGACCCCCGGTGGCGGCCAGTACCCCGGCGAGACCCTCCACGAGACGCTTCGGCGCGAAGTGAGCGAAGAGGTTGGTATCGATATCTCGGTCGGGCCGCTGCTCGCCGTCCAGGAGTTCATCCCCGAGAACCACGGCCACGAGGGTCGCCAGCAGACGAATTTCCTCTTTCGCTGTGAGCGCATCAAGGGGGAAGTCCAGTCGGCCAATACCGACGACCCACATCAGGTCGGCTGTCAGTGGCTCAGAGTGACTGACTTAGAGCGCGAGGCGTTTTACCCGCGAAAACTCGCGTCGCTGCTGACGGCAGAAGAAAACGAAAAAACGCCCGTCTATCTGGGCGATACGCGGTAG
- a CDS encoding cytochrome P450, with translation MSQQLAAPMPVDDQAPGPAGVPLLGNTLQFGRDAFSFLRECAARYGDVVNFTVLGRQFYQLNHPAHIEHVLIHNQKNYQKGSFLTAQFDDFIGEGLLLSDGALWRQQRQLVQPAFHPTRIARFADTMTAFTTRLLDTWQGDVPQDLQPQMSQLTLEIVAHALFDVDIREDERAITEAVNVVLAHLVRRTSSPLTPPMWVPTPSNRRYRRALDTLDGILTELIVERRTAGAAGDDVISMLLRAEADSGTPQTDEQLKDELLTLLFAGHETTAVALTFAVHSIATHPEVTAKFEAELDTVLGGRTPTFADVCSLTYTENIVKEALRLYPPVFGIIREAIEPDEIGGYRIPAGAVVAMNQLVVHRDPRYFESPDEFDPDRWTEAFAARLPRFAYFPFGGGPRKCIGERFAMLEAVLVLATMYQRFRFDLISERDLNLKPSITTRPKSPIVVVPRRRSA, from the coding sequence GTGTCACAACAGTTGGCAGCCCCGATGCCGGTGGACGACCAAGCACCAGGTCCCGCAGGGGTTCCGTTACTCGGCAACACGCTCCAGTTTGGTCGCGACGCCTTTTCATTTCTCCGTGAGTGCGCCGCACGCTACGGCGACGTGGTGAACTTTACCGTTCTCGGGCGTCAGTTCTACCAGCTCAATCACCCGGCACACATCGAACACGTCCTCATTCACAACCAGAAGAACTACCAGAAGGGGTCGTTTCTCACGGCGCAATTCGACGATTTCATCGGCGAGGGATTGTTGCTGAGCGACGGTGCCCTATGGCGTCAGCAACGCCAACTCGTCCAACCGGCGTTTCATCCCACCCGCATCGCACGCTTCGCAGATACCATGACGGCGTTCACAACGCGGCTACTCGATACGTGGCAAGGCGACGTCCCACAGGACCTCCAGCCCCAGATGAGTCAGTTGACGCTCGAAATCGTCGCCCACGCTCTGTTCGACGTTGATATTCGCGAGGACGAACGAGCGATTACCGAAGCCGTCAACGTCGTGCTCGCCCATCTCGTGCGACGGACCAGTTCGCCTCTCACGCCGCCGATGTGGGTACCGACGCCGAGCAATCGACGATACCGACGAGCACTCGATACGCTAGACGGGATACTCACTGAACTCATCGTCGAGCGCAGAACAGCGGGGGCTGCCGGTGACGACGTAATTTCGATGCTACTGCGGGCTGAAGCGGACTCAGGAACGCCACAGACCGACGAACAGCTCAAAGACGAACTGCTCACCCTGTTGTTCGCCGGGCACGAAACGACGGCGGTCGCGCTCACGTTTGCCGTTCACTCCATTGCAACCCACCCCGAAGTAACGGCGAAATTCGAAGCGGAACTGGATACCGTTCTCGGTGGGAGAACTCCGACGTTTGCAGACGTGTGCTCGCTCACCTACACGGAGAATATCGTGAAAGAGGCGCTCAGACTCTATCCCCCCGTCTTCGGCATCATTCGTGAAGCCATCGAACCCGACGAAATCGGTGGCTACCGAATTCCTGCCGGTGCGGTCGTCGCAATGAACCAGCTGGTCGTCCACCGCGATCCACGCTACTTCGAAAGCCCGGACGAGTTCGACCCCGACCGTTGGACCGAAGCTTTCGCCGCCCGATTACCACGGTTCGCCTACTTCCCCTTCGGCGGCGGCCCGCGCAAGTGCATCGGGGAACGATTTGCCATGCTGGAGGCGGTGTTGGTGCTCGCCACGATGTACCAACGGTTCCGCTTCGACCTCATCTCTGAACGCGACCTCAACCTCAAACCGTCGATTACCACGCGACCGAAGTCGCCAATCGTCGTCGTTCCGCGCCGACGGTCGGCGTGA
- a CDS encoding DNA-3-methyladenine glycosylase, which translates to MTDVYAHLRTDETLSRLIDEHGEIPLERAEDPFARLVTAIINQQLSVQSAAAIRGRLFDRYEITPDGIRAADEDGLRDVGLSGQKIRYVRSIADHFDDGISHDYFAEMTDEEVIDDLTEITGVGVWTAKMFLMSVLAREDVFPVEDLGIRNGMAKLYALEAEPAMVEKAEDWRPYRSYASRYIWRAID; encoded by the coding sequence GTGACTGACGTGTACGCCCACCTCCGAACAGACGAGACGCTCTCCAGACTCATCGACGAACACGGCGAGATTCCGCTCGAACGCGCGGAGGACCCCTTCGCCCGCCTCGTGACGGCGATTATCAACCAGCAACTCTCCGTGCAGTCCGCAGCGGCCATCCGAGGACGCCTGTTCGACCGCTACGAAATCACGCCCGACGGTATCCGCGCCGCCGACGAAGACGGACTGCGAGACGTGGGCCTCTCGGGACAGAAGATTCGCTACGTCAGGAGTATCGCCGACCACTTCGACGACGGCATCTCACACGACTACTTCGCCGAGATGACCGACGAGGAGGTCATCGACGACCTGACCGAAATCACGGGCGTCGGCGTCTGGACGGCGAAGATGTTCCTGATGAGTGTCCTCGCACGCGAAGACGTGTTTCCCGTCGAAGATTTGGGAATCCGCAATGGGATGGCTAAACTCTACGCCTTGGAGGCGGAACCGGCGATGGTCGAGAAGGCAGAAGACTGGCGACCGTATCGCAGTTACGCGAGTCGCTACATCTGGCGGGCGATTGATTGA
- the cysE gene encoding serine O-acetyltransferase, with the protein MFSRLREDVRTVIENDPAAKSTAEALTYPGVHALLFHRLAHRLHTRGFRLIARIISQFARFLTGIEIHPGAKIGRRLFIDHGMGVVIGETAVIGDDVVMFHGITLGGTSEDPKKRHPTLGDGVLLGAHATLLGPITVGDDAQIGAGAVVIEDVAPGATMIGVPAKAVE; encoded by the coding sequence ATGTTCAGCCGACTCCGCGAAGACGTTCGAACCGTAATCGAAAACGACCCCGCCGCGAAATCCACGGCCGAAGCCCTCACCTACCCGGGCGTTCACGCACTCCTCTTTCACCGGCTCGCCCACCGACTCCACACCCGCGGCTTTCGTCTCATCGCCAGAATCATCTCGCAATTCGCGCGCTTTCTCACCGGCATCGAGATTCACCCGGGGGCGAAAATCGGCCGCCGCCTGTTCATCGACCACGGGATGGGCGTCGTCATCGGGGAAACCGCCGTCATTGGCGACGACGTGGTGATGTTCCACGGGATCACGCTTGGCGGTACGTCAGAAGACCCGAAAAAGCGACACCCGACGCTCGGCGACGGAGTACTGCTCGGCGCACACGCGACGCTGCTCGGCCCGATTACGGTTGGGGACGACGCACAAATCGGGGCCGGAGCCGTCGTCATCGAGGACGTAGCCCCCGGCGCGACGATGATTGGCGTGCCCGCAAAAGCCGTCGAGTAG
- a CDS encoding acyl-CoA dehydrogenase family protein: MEFGLTDEQRQIREEISRFAENEIKPVATEYDVEEKYPHDIIDKAADMGLLGANIPIEYGGAGYSTLELAIIIEELFAADPGIGLCLTSTGFGGEAIMEFGTDEQKEEYLPGIASGDSIMGAAISEPDTGSDVSSVSTKAEKDGDEWVVNGNKMWITNGSVGDFFVVLCQTDPDADGRYNGFSQIIVESDRDGFEADKITGKLGIRASDTAELIFDNVRVPEENLIGTRGMGFLQQMQFFDETRTGVAAQGVGIARGASERALDYAKEREQFGRPIGDFQAIQHKLADMYTRTEAARNLTYKSAWSVDNEDGLLTKLASMAKEFSSRVAVDVADEAVQIHGGAGYVNDFDVERFYRDAKITQIYEGTTEIQKNIIARELLGKGF; encoded by the coding sequence ATGGAGTTTGGCCTAACGGACGAACAACGGCAGATTCGTGAAGAGATTAGCCGGTTCGCAGAAAACGAGATTAAACCTGTCGCGACGGAGTACGACGTCGAAGAAAAGTACCCCCACGACATCATCGACAAAGCCGCCGACATGGGCCTGCTCGGTGCAAACATCCCAATCGAGTACGGGGGCGCTGGCTACTCGACGCTCGAACTCGCCATCATCATCGAAGAACTGTTCGCCGCAGACCCCGGCATCGGTCTCTGTCTGACCTCCACCGGCTTCGGCGGGGAAGCCATCATGGAATTCGGCACCGACGAACAGAAAGAGGAGTACCTCCCCGGCATCGCGAGCGGCGATTCCATCATGGGTGCTGCCATCTCCGAACCCGACACCGGTTCTGACGTCTCCTCCGTCTCCACGAAGGCCGAGAAAGACGGCGACGAGTGGGTCGTAAACGGCAACAAGATGTGGATTACGAACGGTTCGGTCGGTGACTTCTTCGTCGTTCTCTGTCAGACCGACCCCGACGCCGACGGCCGCTACAACGGCTTCTCCCAGATTATCGTCGAATCCGACCGCGACGGCTTCGAAGCCGACAAAATCACCGGCAAACTCGGCATCCGAGCGAGCGACACGGCCGAACTCATCTTCGACAACGTCCGCGTGCCAGAAGAGAACCTCATCGGCACTCGCGGCATGGGCTTCCTGCAGCAGATGCAGTTCTTCGACGAAACCCGCACCGGCGTCGCCGCACAGGGCGTCGGTATCGCCCGAGGAGCCTCTGAGCGTGCCCTCGACTACGCCAAAGAACGCGAGCAGTTCGGCCGCCCAATCGGCGACTTCCAGGCCATCCAGCACAAACTCGCAGACATGTACACCCGCACCGAGGCCGCCCGCAACCTCACCTACAAGTCCGCGTGGTCTGTCGACAACGAGGACGGCCTGCTGACGAAACTCGCCTCCATGGCCAAAGAATTCTCCTCGCGCGTCGCTGTGGACGTTGCAGACGAAGCCGTCCAAATCCACGGTGGCGCTGGTTACGTCAACGACTTCGACGTCGAGCGCTTCTACCGCGACGCGAAGATTACCCAGATTTACGAGGGTACCACCGAGATTCAGAAGAACATCATCGCCCGTGAGCTGTTAGGGAAAGGCTTCTAA